One Desulfovibrio aminophilus genomic region harbors:
- a CDS encoding cytoplasmic protein, which yields MSKVLLAAFRGDLLCFVHVLLNALDLKERGVEARILFEGASVTLVAPLADPSGNFHTLYAKAKTAGLIEGACRACSAKLGALEAVQAEGLALLGEMNGHPALGRYLADGYTILTF from the coding sequence ATGTCGAAGGTTCTGCTGGCCGCGTTTCGCGGCGACCTGCTCTGTTTCGTGCACGTGCTGCTGAACGCCCTGGATCTGAAGGAGCGCGGCGTCGAGGCGCGCATCCTGTTCGAGGGCGCATCCGTGACCCTGGTGGCCCCCCTGGCCGATCCCTCGGGGAATTTTCACACGCTCTACGCCAAGGCCAAGACCGCCGGGCTCATCGAGGGCGCGTGCCGGGCCTGCTCGGCCAAGCTCGGGGCCCTGGAGGCGGTGCAGGCCGAGGGCCTGGCCCTGCTGGGCGAGATGAACGGCCATCCGGCCCTGGGCCGTTACCTGGCCGATGGCTACACCATCCTGACCTTCTAG
- a CDS encoding bifunctional diguanylate cyclase/phosphodiesterase, translating into MLETIFHSGRLSRRGRQAKDDQRQPERPPLGGVLRRAPSISLVLFAIQDHYLYSELFGEDLVRHIEDQLRLSLLACGADLAREEDIHCLTSESGEYLLVWPSAEGENLADLSYAMKIKAQNELKRTMLKWTGREVELGIGFARFGTSGRGDWEKRFLQAVTEARRSARSRMDLSRLEIAARFNELLRSKAVSAFYQPIMDFSTGTIMGWEALARGPAGSSFQSPIMLFELAEQLERLFALEELCREKAIMNLGELAPDQKLFLNIHPRTMVDPEFTPGKTLQLLEQAGMKPGNIVFEITERHSLQDFGLFHRTLEHYRSQGFHVAVDDVGAGYSGLSSIAEIQPDYMKIDMSLVNNVDRDPVKRALLETITTFAEKIGAKIIAEGIETRAQAICLLDIGVHYGQGYFLARPAFPRPSLAVEADELRLVGDLSQKSFSCSMPVGKLAEAPHAVQPEFLVSEAQHFFEKNRAFSSLVVTSDDTPKGLIMEYHLNRQLSSQYGVALFFKRPVDSVMDENPLVVDEAAAVELVAKQAMQREHLKAYDDVIVTKKGKLFGVVTVQKIMNTLAQVQVEMAKGTNPLTGLPGNVLLEQEIEARIARNKAFSLIYADLDHFKVYNDSYGFKNGDRIIKLAADILAWAVKKYGPGDARLCHIGGDDFVILSSNDSAEAISRGTIRCFKRLVRNCYCLADRQKGWIQAVGRDGMERQFPLVSISLGIMEIGGKCTLLEIGERAAHIKKYAKSFPGNSFARDRRPPLGSEEAAACA; encoded by the coding sequence ATGCTCGAGACCATCTTTCATTCCGGGCGGCTCTCACGGCGCGGCAGGCAGGCCAAGGACGACCAGCGGCAACCGGAGCGCCCTCCCCTCGGCGGCGTTCTCCGCCGCGCCCCATCCATCAGCCTGGTGCTCTTCGCCATCCAGGACCACTACCTCTACAGCGAACTCTTCGGCGAAGACCTCGTGCGCCACATCGAGGACCAGCTCCGGCTTTCGCTGCTGGCCTGCGGCGCGGACCTGGCCCGTGAGGAGGACATTCACTGCCTGACCTCCGAGTCCGGGGAATACCTCCTGGTCTGGCCCTCCGCCGAAGGCGAGAACCTGGCCGACCTGTCCTACGCCATGAAGATCAAGGCCCAGAACGAGCTGAAGCGGACCATGCTCAAATGGACCGGCCGCGAGGTGGAGCTGGGCATCGGCTTCGCCCGCTTCGGCACGAGCGGCCGGGGGGACTGGGAAAAACGTTTCCTGCAGGCCGTGACCGAGGCCCGGCGTTCGGCCCGCTCGCGCATGGACCTCTCCCGCCTGGAAATCGCCGCGCGCTTCAACGAACTCCTGCGCTCCAAGGCCGTGAGCGCCTTCTACCAGCCCATCATGGACTTCTCCACGGGCACGATCATGGGCTGGGAGGCCCTGGCGCGCGGCCCGGCGGGCTCCTCCTTCCAGTCGCCGATCATGCTCTTCGAGCTGGCCGAACAGCTGGAGCGGCTCTTCGCCCTGGAGGAACTCTGCCGGGAAAAGGCGATCATGAACCTGGGCGAGCTGGCCCCGGACCAGAAGCTGTTCCTGAACATCCATCCCCGCACCATGGTCGACCCCGAGTTCACCCCGGGCAAGACGCTCCAGCTCCTCGAACAGGCGGGCATGAAGCCGGGGAACATCGTCTTCGAGATCACGGAACGCCACAGCCTGCAGGACTTCGGCCTCTTCCACCGGACCCTGGAGCACTACCGCAGCCAGGGCTTCCACGTGGCCGTGGACGACGTGGGCGCGGGCTACTCGGGCCTCTCCTCCATCGCCGAGATCCAGCCGGACTACATGAAGATCGACATGTCCCTGGTGAACAACGTGGACCGCGACCCGGTGAAGCGGGCCCTGCTGGAGACGATCACCACCTTCGCGGAGAAGATCGGGGCCAAGATCATCGCCGAGGGCATCGAGACCCGGGCCCAGGCCATCTGTCTCCTGGACATCGGCGTGCATTACGGCCAGGGCTACTTCCTGGCCCGGCCCGCCTTTCCCCGCCCCAGCCTGGCCGTGGAGGCCGACGAACTCCGGCTGGTGGGCGACCTGTCCCAGAAATCGTTCAGCTGCTCCATGCCCGTGGGCAAGCTGGCCGAGGCCCCGCACGCGGTCCAGCCGGAATTCCTCGTCTCCGAGGCCCAGCACTTCTTCGAAAAGAACCGTGCGTTTTCCAGCCTGGTGGTGACCAGCGACGACACGCCCAAGGGCCTGATCATGGAGTACCACCTCAACCGCCAGCTCTCCTCGCAGTACGGCGTGGCCCTGTTCTTCAAGCGGCCGGTGGACTCGGTCATGGACGAGAACCCGCTCGTGGTGGACGAGGCCGCGGCCGTGGAGCTGGTGGCCAAGCAGGCCATGCAGCGCGAGCACCTCAAGGCCTATGACGACGTCATCGTGACCAAGAAGGGCAAACTCTTCGGCGTGGTCACGGTGCAGAAAATCATGAACACCCTGGCCCAGGTCCAGGTGGAGATGGCCAAGGGCACCAACCCGCTCACCGGCCTGCCCGGCAACGTGCTCCTGGAACAGGAGATCGAGGCCCGCATCGCCCGCAACAAGGCCTTCAGCCTGATCTACGCCGACCTGGACCACTTCAAGGTCTACAACGACTCCTACGGATTCAAGAACGGCGACCGGATCATCAAGCTGGCCGCCGACATCCTGGCCTGGGCGGTGAAGAAGTACGGGCCGGGCGACGCCCGGCTCTGCCACATCGGCGGCGACGACTTCGTCATCCTGAGCTCCAACGACTCGGCCGAGGCCATCAGCCGGGGCACGATCCGCTGCTTCAAGCGCCTGGTGCGCAACTGCTACTGCCTGGCCGACCGCCAGAAGGGCTGGATCCAGGCCGTGGGCCGCGACGGCATGGAACGCCAGTTCCCCCTGGTGTCCATCTCCCTCGGCATCATGGAAATCGGCGGCAAGTGCACCCTGCTGGAGATCGGTGAACGCGCGGCGCACATCAAGAAATACGCCAAGTCCTTTCCGGGCAACTCCTTCGCCCGCGACCGCCGCCCTCCCCTGGGCAGCGAGGAGGCCGCGGCCTGCGCATGA
- a CDS encoding acetyl-CoA carboxylase carboxyl transferase subunit alpha/beta — MDTDKRLQELTERVRYAQDILGEKQNKKLMAFAQHLDEVMARAASTSAEELRDQASALEQRLSALEESLDQQLSPMDKVRIVRHPQHVCLKDILENVYDNYTEIGGKGEVNIDPGMCIARAYISRRVGDRVINHPVMVVGQEKGHGEEFRNGGSIKPWGNSKALKYMKVAARENIPIHAYVFTPGSYPIEDFPGAAQQIAENIYEMGGLPVPIVSVICEGGSGGAEAIGLADKRLMLSHGYYSVISPEGAAAIEGRLRGGQRAPAELIERCAASQQITAEDNLRNGYIDGIVQEPPLGARPEHFEFFKRLRAEVIRATDEVALSVRGMRVFRRAAMRAGRNGSSVENIIVRWELSHRAKERLIWRRYRKYRRMAQRAFSDNRSLLEKMASARIGFLASAHSAIRYDLFRKFKKKVGEWTEDMIDEIQVVTDKFRRFRKSTMEKLGVAGDHAAADALTSLSEPSACATGVENCVSYLSPKAKEDREISCPHADKRGCLDIWARDLYGEFGGACPNCGHHFPMEYQWYLANVFDPDSIHEFNKNIAAGNPTGFPGFEQRIQEAKEKNGMQSACMTFSAAIHGIQLTCAMLVANFRGGSVGAAEGEKFIRSLALARKRHQPFLAYVHGTAGIRIQEGLNGLIQMPRCTLAVRRYIEAGGLYIVLYDTNSYAGPVASFLGCSPYQFAVRSARIGFAGPGVIKETTGLDIPPNYHSAHSALSRGHIQDIWDRREIRKNLQQVFQTMGGRNLYYR, encoded by the coding sequence ATGGACACCGACAAGCGCCTGCAGGAACTGACCGAGCGGGTGCGCTACGCCCAGGACATCCTGGGCGAGAAGCAGAACAAGAAGCTCATGGCCTTCGCCCAGCACCTGGACGAGGTCATGGCCCGCGCGGCCTCCACCTCGGCCGAGGAGCTCCGCGACCAGGCCTCCGCCCTGGAGCAGCGCCTCTCCGCCCTGGAGGAGAGCCTCGACCAGCAGCTCTCGCCCATGGACAAGGTGCGCATCGTCCGCCACCCCCAGCATGTCTGCCTCAAGGACATCCTGGAGAACGTCTACGACAACTACACCGAGATCGGCGGCAAGGGCGAAGTGAACATCGACCCGGGCATGTGCATCGCCCGGGCCTACATCAGCCGCCGCGTGGGCGACCGGGTCATCAACCATCCGGTCATGGTCGTGGGCCAGGAGAAGGGGCACGGCGAGGAATTCCGCAACGGCGGCTCCATCAAGCCCTGGGGCAACTCCAAGGCGCTCAAGTACATGAAGGTCGCGGCCCGGGAGAACATCCCGATCCACGCCTACGTCTTCACCCCCGGGTCCTACCCCATCGAGGACTTCCCCGGCGCGGCCCAGCAGATCGCGGAAAACATCTACGAAATGGGCGGCCTGCCCGTGCCCATCGTCTCGGTCATCTGCGAGGGCGGCTCGGGCGGGGCCGAGGCCATCGGCCTGGCCGACAAGCGCCTCATGCTCTCCCACGGCTACTACTCGGTCATCTCGCCGGAAGGCGCTGCGGCCATCGAGGGCCGCCTGCGCGGCGGGCAGCGCGCTCCGGCCGAACTCATCGAGCGCTGCGCCGCCTCCCAGCAGATCACGGCCGAGGACAACCTGCGCAACGGCTACATCGACGGCATCGTGCAGGAGCCGCCCCTGGGCGCGCGGCCCGAGCACTTCGAATTCTTCAAGCGCCTGCGCGCCGAGGTCATCCGCGCCACCGACGAGGTGGCCCTGTCCGTGCGCGGCATGCGCGTCTTCCGCCGCGCGGCCATGCGCGCCGGACGCAACGGCTCCAGCGTGGAGAACATCATCGTGCGCTGGGAACTCTCCCACAGGGCCAAGGAACGGCTCATCTGGCGGCGCTACCGCAAGTACCGCCGCATGGCCCAGCGGGCCTTCTCGGACAACCGCAGCCTGCTGGAAAAGATGGCCTCCGCGCGAATCGGCTTCCTGGCCTCCGCCCACTCGGCCATCCGCTACGACCTCTTCCGCAAGTTCAAGAAGAAGGTCGGCGAATGGACCGAGGACATGATCGACGAGATCCAGGTGGTCACGGACAAGTTCCGCCGCTTCCGCAAGTCCACCATGGAGAAGCTCGGCGTGGCCGGCGACCACGCCGCGGCCGACGCCCTGACCAGCCTGTCCGAGCCCTCGGCCTGCGCCACGGGCGTGGAGAACTGCGTCAGCTACCTCTCGCCCAAGGCCAAGGAGGACCGGGAGATCAGCTGCCCGCACGCGGACAAGCGCGGCTGCCTGGACATCTGGGCCCGCGACCTCTACGGCGAGTTCGGCGGGGCCTGCCCCAACTGCGGGCACCACTTCCCCATGGAGTACCAGTGGTACCTGGCCAACGTCTTCGACCCGGACTCCATCCACGAATTCAACAAGAACATCGCCGCGGGCAACCCCACCGGTTTCCCCGGCTTCGAGCAGCGCATCCAGGAGGCCAAGGAGAAGAACGGCATGCAGAGCGCCTGCATGACCTTCTCGGCGGCCATCCACGGCATCCAGCTCACCTGCGCCATGCTGGTGGCCAATTTCCGGGGCGGCTCCGTGGGCGCGGCCGAGGGCGAGAAGTTCATCCGCTCCCTGGCCCTGGCCCGCAAGCGGCACCAGCCCTTCCTGGCCTACGTCCACGGCACGGCCGGAATCCGCATCCAGGAGGGCCTCAACGGCCTGATCCAGATGCCCCGCTGCACCCTGGCCGTGCGGCGCTACATCGAGGCCGGCGGCCTGTACATCGTGCTCTACGACACCAATTCCTACGCCGGTCCCGTGGCCAGCTTCCTGGGCTGCTCTCCCTACCAGTTCGCCGTGCGTTCGGCACGCATCGGCTTCGCCGGTCCCGGGGTCATCAAGGAGACCACGGGCCTGGACATCCCGCCCAACTACCACAGCGCCCACAGCGCCCTGTCCCGGGGACACATCCAGGACATCTGGGACCGCCGCGAGATCCGCAAGAATCTCCAGCAGGTCTTCCAGACCATGGGCGGCCGCAACCTCTACTACCGTTAA
- a CDS encoding biotin carboxylase N-terminal domain-containing protein, whose protein sequence is MSRTKHKILIANRGEIAIRIMEACRELGHEFVCVYTREDADSGHVALARQWGGDGAAYRIHNYIDAGDILAVCDEAQCTAVHPGYGFFSENFRFARRVTERTRAMAFIGPSWWVIRDLGDKINTKRLARGLGVPTIPGSDRAIYDEMEAEDIARQLFDFQERQGVGRPTVLVKASAGGGGMGIDEVHDMDRFRQTYRRIRNYAARTFNDEGVLIEQRIFNFNHLEVQVVSDRSGRNPVHFGTRNCSVQSPGLQKRIEVAPGFFPQGIQYSFDAEKVLDDITTHSLRMAREIRYDNVGTWEWIVTPKGEPFLMEVNTRIQVENGVSAAISRVRGKNGVNLIREQIRIGLGEPLGYGQEDITFEGVSIEYRIIAEDTANRFTPWAGRIERMDWNAEPWLSVHSHVPRGTAYQIPTEYDPNLALAILWGEDLEQAKARGVAVLDAFRLEGIDGAGTTMKSNLDFLKTKTGRLLEF, encoded by the coding sequence GTGAGCCGAACCAAGCACAAAATTCTCATCGCCAACCGAGGCGAAATCGCCATCCGCATCATGGAAGCCTGCCGCGAGCTGGGGCACGAGTTCGTCTGCGTGTACACGCGCGAAGACGCCGACTCCGGCCACGTGGCCCTGGCCCGCCAATGGGGTGGCGACGGCGCGGCCTACCGCATCCACAACTACATCGACGCCGGGGACATCCTGGCCGTGTGCGACGAGGCCCAGTGCACCGCCGTGCATCCCGGCTACGGATTCTTCTCGGAGAACTTCCGCTTCGCCCGCCGGGTCACGGAACGCACCCGCGCGATGGCCTTCATCGGGCCCTCCTGGTGGGTCATCCGGGACCTGGGCGACAAGATCAACACCAAGCGCCTGGCGCGCGGCCTCGGCGTGCCCACCATCCCGGGCTCGGATCGGGCCATCTACGACGAGATGGAGGCCGAGGACATCGCCCGCCAGCTCTTCGACTTCCAGGAGCGCCAGGGCGTGGGCCGTCCCACCGTGCTCGTCAAGGCTTCCGCGGGCGGCGGCGGCATGGGCATCGACGAGGTCCACGACATGGACCGCTTCCGCCAGACCTACCGCCGCATCCGCAACTACGCCGCGCGCACCTTCAACGACGAGGGCGTGCTCATCGAGCAGCGCATCTTCAACTTCAACCACCTGGAAGTGCAGGTGGTCTCGGACCGCTCGGGCCGCAACCCCGTGCACTTCGGCACCCGCAACTGCTCGGTGCAGAGCCCGGGCCTGCAGAAGCGCATCGAAGTGGCCCCCGGCTTCTTCCCCCAGGGTATCCAGTACTCCTTCGACGCCGAAAAGGTTCTCGACGACATCACCACCCACTCCCTGCGCATGGCCCGCGAAATCCGCTACGACAACGTGGGCACCTGGGAGTGGATCGTGACCCCGAAAGGCGAACCCTTTCTCATGGAAGTGAATACTCGCATCCAGGTGGAGAACGGCGTCTCGGCGGCCATTTCGAGGGTCCGGGGCAAGAACGGGGTGAACCTCATCCGGGAGCAGATCCGCATCGGCCTGGGCGAACCCCTGGGCTACGGCCAGGAGGACATCACCTTCGAGGGCGTGTCCATCGAGTACCGGATCATCGCCGAGGACACGGCCAACCGCTTCACTCCCTGGGCCGGGCGCATCGAGCGCATGGACTGGAACGCCGAGCCCTGGCTCTCCGTGCACAGCCACGTGCCGCGTGGAACGGCCTACCAGATTCCCACGGAGTACGATCCCAACCTGGCCCTGGCCATCCTCTGGGGCGAGGACCTGGAACAGGCCAAGGCCCGGGGCGTGGCGGTCCTGGACGCCTTCCGACTCGAAGGGATCGACGGCGCGGGCACGACCATGAAGTCGAACCTCGACTTCCTCAAGACCAAGACCGGGCGACTGCTCGAGTTCTAA
- a CDS encoding metallophosphoesterase, which produces MRPSALFRSLSAFLLLLLLLLTANPSLALRFAVISDTQGLDTRHVVNTQVLREVQDRILELSPRPSFVVVTGDLAIVGGEPDGRTHFADWTQAMRPLAEAGIAVWPVVGNHDLYVNGIFGMQYRWLQDAFIKAFPDVPRNGPEDYEGLAYSFEDRDSGSFFAVIDTYHIPKAMEDIVYTRRGHLRDEQLNWLDEKLAETKAKHRFVFGHNPVFSPLDHEQACAGNWCDLWKIMSRGGARVYFCGHDHLYSRKVIEAGTHPSAESGMLQVITPTAGGKPTKIDKLTLDDSWHLWSGHGFVVVDVDGDTISVTAWGRGPHGWEHIDGFDIKSY; this is translated from the coding sequence ATGCGCCCGTCCGCCCTGTTCCGGTCCCTGTCAGCGTTTCTGCTCCTGCTGCTCCTGCTTCTGACGGCGAATCCGTCCCTGGCGCTGCGCTTCGCGGTCATTTCCGACACCCAGGGCCTGGACACGCGGCACGTGGTCAACACGCAGGTGCTGCGGGAGGTCCAGGACCGCATTCTGGAGCTGTCCCCCAGGCCGTCCTTCGTGGTGGTCACCGGCGATCTGGCCATCGTGGGCGGCGAGCCGGACGGCCGGACCCACTTCGCGGACTGGACCCAGGCCATGCGGCCCCTGGCCGAGGCCGGGATCGCGGTTTGGCCGGTGGTGGGCAACCATGACCTGTACGTCAACGGCATATTCGGCATGCAGTACCGCTGGCTCCAGGACGCCTTCATCAAGGCCTTTCCGGACGTGCCCCGCAATGGCCCCGAGGATTATGAGGGCTTGGCTTATTCCTTCGAGGACCGCGATTCCGGCTCGTTCTTCGCCGTGATCGACACCTACCATATCCCCAAGGCCATGGAGGACATCGTCTACACCCGGCGTGGACACCTGCGCGACGAGCAGCTGAACTGGCTGGACGAGAAGCTGGCCGAGACCAAGGCCAAGCACCGCTTCGTCTTCGGCCACAATCCGGTGTTCTCGCCCCTGGACCACGAGCAGGCCTGCGCCGGGAACTGGTGCGATTTGTGGAAGATCATGAGCCGGGGCGGGGCGCGGGTCTATTTCTGCGGCCATGACCATCTCTACTCCCGCAAGGTCATCGAGGCCGGAACCCATCCCTCGGCCGAGTCCGGCATGCTCCAGGTCATCACGCCCACGGCCGGGGGCAAGCCCACCAAGATCGACAAGCTGACCCTGGACGACTCCTGGCATCTCTGGAGCGGCCACGGCTTCGTAGTGGTGGACGTGGATGGCGACACGATCTCGGTCACGGCCTGGGGGCGCGGCCCCCACGGCTGGGAGCACATCGACGGATTCGACATCAAGTCCTACTGA
- a CDS encoding folylpolyglutamate synthase/dihydrofolate synthase family protein yields MRRFKDFPEFEAHLDSLGLFRMDLTLGRMEAFLRASGEPEFPAVQVVGTNGKGSTATFLAALFSAHGLRAGLYTSPHFVSIRERLLVDGAMLPEAEWVELADAATALADGLDLTYFELLTCMAVLGFRRAGARAAIWEAGLGGSWDATRALPADIVLFTPIGLDHEAILGPGLERIARDKAGAMRPGGLALTGPQEPLVLDVLFRRAEEVGATLLRSEDLADLPPAASLGLAGPHQRENARLALAAWRLLVEGQGWSRDPEAQERALSRAFIPGRMQRVAHDPPLILDGAHNAHALAALAAALREGGVRPAATVFACLKDKDLEPMIPLILALGDGPILVPGIPDNERAMPPEELAARLGPRARPWADLGAALNPLAGSSGPVLVCGSLYLLAEFYKQNPWSLTRPQAA; encoded by the coding sequence ATGAGACGATTCAAGGATTTCCCGGAATTCGAAGCGCATCTGGATTCGCTCGGCCTGTTCCGCATGGACCTGACGCTGGGCCGCATGGAGGCCTTTCTGCGGGCCTCGGGCGAACCGGAATTCCCGGCGGTCCAGGTGGTGGGCACCAACGGCAAGGGCTCCACCGCCACCTTCCTGGCCGCGCTGTTTTCAGCTCATGGCCTGCGCGCCGGGCTGTACACCTCGCCGCATTTCGTCAGCATCCGCGAGCGCCTGCTCGTGGACGGGGCCATGCTCCCGGAGGCGGAGTGGGTCGAGCTGGCCGACGCGGCGACGGCGCTCGCCGATGGGCTGGACCTGACCTACTTCGAGCTGCTGACCTGCATGGCCGTGCTCGGGTTCCGGCGCGCCGGGGCGCGGGCCGCGATCTGGGAGGCCGGGCTGGGCGGCTCCTGGGACGCCACCCGGGCCCTGCCCGCCGACATCGTGCTTTTCACGCCCATCGGCCTGGACCACGAGGCTATTCTCGGCCCGGGCCTGGAGCGCATCGCCCGGGACAAGGCCGGAGCCATGCGGCCCGGCGGCCTGGCCCTCACCGGCCCCCAGGAGCCGTTGGTGCTGGACGTCCTGTTCCGGCGGGCCGAGGAGGTGGGCGCGACCCTGTTGCGTTCCGAGGACCTGGCGGACCTGCCACCCGCCGCGAGCCTGGGACTGGCCGGTCCGCACCAGCGCGAGAACGCCCGTCTGGCCCTGGCCGCCTGGCGGCTGCTGGTGGAGGGGCAGGGCTGGAGCCGCGACCCCGAGGCCCAGGAGCGGGCCCTGTCCCGGGCCTTCATCCCCGGCCGCATGCAACGCGTGGCCCACGACCCGCCGCTCATCCTGGACGGGGCGCACAACGCCCACGCCCTGGCCGCCCTGGCCGCGGCCTTGCGCGAGGGCGGGGTGCGTCCGGCCGCGACGGTCTTCGCCTGTCTGAAGGACAAGGACCTGGAACCCATGATCCCGCTGATCCTGGCCCTGGGCGACGGGCCGATCCTGGTGCCCGGCATCCCGGACAACGAGCGGGCCATGCCGCCCGAGGAGCTCGCCGCGCGCCTGGGGCCCCGCGCCCGGCCGTGGGCGGACCTGGGCGCCGCGCTGAACCCGTTGGCGGGTTCATCCGGCCCTGTCCTGGTCTGCGGTTCCTTGTATTTACTGGCCGAGTTCTATAAACAAAACCCTTGGTCCCTCACGCGGCCCCAGGCCGCCTGA
- the selA gene encoding L-seryl-tRNA(Sec) selenium transferase, with protein MASLYRHLPSVDHALAALTRDQEFARLPRPQLKELVNRFLDLCREEIRSGVLGEAKALKLDALLPRLAAYVRSHSRPRFRRVLNATGVVAHTNLGRSLLAEGAVEAVAAACRHYSNLEFDLDTGRRGSRYSHVEELLRRITGAEAALVVNNNAAAVLLVLDTLAKDREVIVSRGQLVEIGGSFRIPEVMARSGAILREVGATNRTHPRDYEQAVGSQTAALMRVHASNYRIQGFTSEVGREDLRVLADRYGLMLIEDLGSGSLLDFSEFGLPGEPTVRAVVAAGVDVVTFSGDKVLGGPQAGVIVGRTEAVEAIKRNPLNRALRIDKMTLAALEATLRLYLDPELARREVPTLRMVATPLATLKTQAGRLARLLKSELSRHLEVSTRAGVSRVGGGAFPEQDLSTVLVALTPRDGRGVEALREALLHTDPPLVGRVEGDAFCLDPRTLETKEFALAARALAQALGA; from the coding sequence GTGGCCAGCCTGTACCGACACCTGCCGTCCGTGGACCACGCCCTGGCGGCCCTGACCCGCGACCAGGAGTTCGCGCGCCTGCCCCGGCCTCAGCTCAAGGAGCTGGTGAACCGTTTCCTGGACCTCTGCCGCGAGGAAATCCGCTCCGGCGTGCTGGGCGAGGCCAAGGCCCTGAAGCTGGACGCGCTCCTGCCGCGCTTGGCGGCCTATGTCCGCAGCCACTCGCGGCCGCGCTTCCGCCGCGTGCTCAACGCCACGGGCGTGGTGGCCCACACCAACCTGGGCCGCTCCCTGCTGGCCGAGGGCGCGGTGGAGGCCGTGGCCGCCGCCTGCCGCCACTACTCCAACTTGGAGTTCGACCTGGACACCGGGCGGCGCGGCAGCCGCTACTCCCACGTGGAGGAACTGCTTCGCCGCATCACCGGGGCCGAGGCCGCCTTGGTGGTGAACAACAACGCCGCCGCCGTACTTCTGGTTTTGGATACCCTGGCCAAGGATCGCGAGGTGATCGTCTCGCGCGGCCAGCTGGTGGAGATCGGCGGCTCGTTCCGCATCCCCGAGGTCATGGCCCGCAGCGGCGCGATCCTGCGCGAGGTGGGCGCCACCAACCGCACCCATCCCCGCGACTACGAGCAGGCCGTGGGCTCCCAGACCGCCGCCCTCATGCGCGTGCACGCCTCCAACTACCGCATCCAGGGCTTCACCAGCGAGGTGGGCCGCGAGGACCTGCGCGTCCTGGCCGACCGCTATGGCCTGATGCTCATCGAGGACCTGGGCAGCGGCAGCCTGCTCGACTTCTCCGAGTTCGGCCTGCCCGGCGAGCCCACGGTGCGCGCGGTGGTGGCCGCCGGGGTGGACGTGGTCACCTTTTCCGGGGACAAGGTCCTGGGCGGGCCGCAGGCGGGCGTCATCGTCGGCCGGACCGAGGCCGTGGAGGCCATCAAGCGCAACCCCCTGAACCGGGCCCTGCGCATCGACAAGATGACCCTGGCGGCCCTGGAGGCCACCCTGCGGCTCTACCTGGATCCGGAGCTGGCCCGGCGCGAGGTGCCGACCCTGCGCATGGTGGCCACGCCCCTGGCCACGCTCAAGACCCAGGCCGGACGGCTGGCCCGGCTGCTCAAATCCGAACTTTCGCGGCACCTGGAGGTGTCCACGCGCGCGGGCGTGTCCCGCGTGGGCGGGGGCGCCTTCCCGGAACAGGACCTGTCCACGGTCCTGGTGGCCCTGACACCCCGCGATGGGCGGGGCGTGGAGGCCTTGCGCGAGGCCCTGCTGCACACCGACCCTCCGCTGGTGGGCCGGGTGGAGGGCGACGCCTTCTGCCTGGACCCGCGCACGTTGGAAACCAAGGAATTCGCCCTGGCGGCCCGGGCCCTGGCCCAGGCGCTCGGGGCATGA